CCACGGTGCCGTGCATCGGCGCGGTCAAGCTTGCGGCGGCCTCGATCGCGGCGTGGTTGAGCGCATCCAGGCGCTGCCAAACGAGCCGGGTTTCACCCGCGCTATCGCTCAGTACCAGGTTGTCTTCTTCGAGCTGAGCCTGAAAGCGCCGGCGGTGGCCGTTTAGTGTGACCGCCACCGCATCACCGGCAAGCCTCGAGAGCGACCCTTCGAATCGCTCGTTTTGAACGCGTAGCGTCCAGCCGGCTTGCGCGCGAGTGCGGGTCGCTTCGACCACCACGGTCTCGCTCTCTTCGCGCTTGTCGGCCAGCGCGATACGCACCTTGTGCGGCGCGTTCAGGCGAAAGCCGTCACTGTGCGCCCAGGGCGACACATCCTGACGGCCGGCGCTTTTCGCAAGCGTCTCGATGGCCACCAGCGCGGCGCGAGCGTACGCCTGGGGCGTCGGCTCGTTTTGACGGAATAGGTCGTCGTGGTGGCGCACGATGAAACCGGTATCGAGCTCGGCGGCTTTGAATGCCGGATGCCCGGCCAGGCGCTGCAGAAAGGCGCGGTTGGTCACCACGCCCTGCACGTCGAGGGCGGCCAGCGCTCGGTTCAGCGTGGCGAGCGCCGCGTCACGATCCGTGCCGTGAGTGATCAGCTTGGCGAGCATCGGGTCGTAATGCATCGAGACCACATCTCCGCTATCAACGCCGCTGTCCAAACGCACCTGAGCTGTCTGAAGCCCCGCGCCCTCTATGTCGAGCGAGAAGCGGGTGAGGGTGCCGGTGGCGGGCAGAAACTCGTTGGCCGGGTCTTCGGCGTAAAGGCGCGCCTCGAAACTATGGCCGTTCAGGGTGAGTTCGCTTTGCGCGCAGGGCAGCGGCTCGTTCATGGCGACTCTCAGCTGCCACTCGACCAGATCGAGCCCGGTCACCATCTCGGTCACCGGGTGCTCGACCTGCAGGCGCGTGTTCATCTCCATGAAGTAGAAGGCGCCGTCGACGTCGAGCAGAAACTCGACGGTGCCCGCGCCCACGTAGCCGATCTCTTTCGCTGCGCGCACGGCGGCCTCGCCCATGGCGGCGCGAAGCGCTTCCGTCATGTGCGGCGCCGGAGCCTCTTCCAGTACTTTCTGATGGCGGCGCTGAACGCTGCAGTCGCGCTCGAAGAGATAGACGCCTGCGCCAAAACGGTCGCAGAATACCTGCACCTCGACGTGACGAGGCTTGACCAGATACTTCTCGATCAGCATGCGGTCATCGCTGAAGGAGGCTTTTGACTCGCGCCGGCAACTTTCGAGGGCAGCCTGGAAGTCGGCCTCGCGTTCGACCACGCGCATGCCCTTGCCGCCGCCGCCGGCGCTCGCTTTCAGCATGACCGGGTAGCCGATGCGGTTGGCCTCCGCCAAAAGAGTGTCGTCGCCTTGATCGTCACCGTGGTAACCCGGTACCAGCGGCACGCCGGCGTTTGCCATGCGCGCCTTGGCGGCGGACTTGTCACCCATGGCGGCGATCGCGGAGGCGGGCGGGCCGACGAAGGTAATACCCGCGGTTTCCAACGCCTCGACGAAGCGGCCGTTTTCAGAAAGAAAGCCGTAGCCCGGATGCACCGCGGTGCTCCCGCTTTGGCGAGCCGCTGCGATCACCGCCTCGATGTTCAGGTAGCTTTCGCGGGCGGCAGCGGGGCCCAAACGAACGGCCTCGTCGGCCTCGCGCACGTGGCGGGCGCTGGCATCGGCATCGGAGTAGACCGCTACGGTCTTGATACCCAGCCGGCGCGCGGTGCGCATCACTCGGCAGGCGATCTCACCGCGGTTGGCCACTAACAACGTATCGAACTTGCTGGTTGCTTTACTCATGGGCGCTCCCCGGCGTTATCGGTGTCATCCTGCGGTGCCCAGGCAGGCAGGCGCTTATCGAAAAAGCTCGAAAGCCCCTCCTGGCCCTCGTCGCTTACCCGCAGCTCGGCGATCGTCTGACACGTTTTTTCGCGGGTAGCGTCGGAATCCGGCGATTGACCCACGGCGGCGAGCAGGGCCTTGGTCGCCCGCTGCGCCCGGGGTGAGCCCGCCAAAAGCGTTTGGGTCATGACCTCTACCGCGTGATCCAAGGTCTCCGGCTCGACTACCTGGTGGGCAAGGCCGAGCGCCAGCGCCGTGTCGGCGTCGATCACCTCGGCACTCAGCGCGTAACGCCGCGCTTGCCGGGCACCGATGGCGCGCTGAACGTAAGGGCTGATGACCGCCGGCGACAGGCCGATCTTGACCTCGGAGAGGCAGAATCGGGCCTTTAGTGAGGCGATGACCACGTCGCAACACGCGGCCAGGCCCACCGCGCCGCCAAAGGCTGCACCCTGTACCCGACAAAGCGTCGGGCAGGGCAGGGTATCGAGGCGGTACATCAGATCAGAAAGCTTGCGCGAATCCGCCAGGTTATCGTCATGGCTGTAGTCGACCATGCGCTTCATCCAGTGGAGATCCGCCCCCGCCGAGAAGCTTTTGCCTTCGGAGCCGAGCACCAACACCCGCACCTCCTGGCGCTCGATGGGTTCGAGCAGTCCTTTCAGGTGGTCGGTCAGCTCGGCAATCAGGTGGTCGTCGAAAGCGTTGTGTACCGCCGGGCGGTTCAGGCTCAGGTGCGCCACGGCGTTTTCAATCGTCAGTGTCGAATGGCTCATCAAATGGCTCATGGCATCACATCCTGAACACGCCAAAGCGCGTCTCTTCGATCTCGGCATTCATCGCGGCGGCCAGGGAAAGCCCCAGCACGTCGCGGGTCTGGAGCGGGTCGATCACGCCATCGTCCCAAAGCCTTGCGCTAGCGTAGGTGGGGTGGCCCTGGCGCTCGTACTGCTCGCGGGTCGGCTTCTTGAACGCCTCTTCGTCATCCTCCGACCACGCGCGGTCTTCGCGCTCGTACTGCTCGCGCTTGACCTGGGCGAGCACGCCGGCGGCCTGCTCGCCGCCCATCACCGAAATACGCGCGTTGGGCCACATGAACAGTAAATTCGGATCATAAGCGCGCCCGCACATGCCATAGTTGCCGGCGCCGAAGCTGCCGCCAATCAAGACGGTGAACTTGGGCACTTTCGCGCAAGCCACGGCGGTCACGAGCTTGGCACCGTGCTTGGCGATGCCTTCGTGTTCGTATTTGGAGCCGACCATGAAGCCGGTGATGTTCTGCAAAAACACCAGCGGTACCTTGCGCTGGGCGCAGAGTTCGATGAAGTGCGCGCCTTTCACCGCGCTCTCTGAAAAGAGCACCCCGTTGTTGGCCACGATCCCCACCGGGTGGCCATGGATATGCGCAAACCCGGTGACCAGGGTGTCGCCATAGTAGCGCTTGAACTCGTCGAATTCGGAGCCATCGACGATGCGCCCGATCACTTCGCGCACATCGAACGGTTTCTTGAGATCGACCCCCACGATGCCGTAAAGCTCTGCGGGGTCGAGCCTGGGCGGGGCGGGCGCTTTCATGGCGAGCTTCCCGCGCTTTTGCCAGTTGAGCCGGGCGATACAGCCGCGGGCGAGCTGAAGCGCGTGCATGTCGTTTTCGGCGTAGTGATCCGCCACGCCGCTGACCTTGGCGTGCACGTCGGCGCCGCCCAGGGCTTCGGCGCTGATGCTCTCGCCGGTGGCTGCCTTGACCAGCGGCGGGCCGCCGAGAAAGATCGTACCTTGTTCCTTGACGATGATCGACTCGTCCGCCATGGCCGGTACGTAGGCGCCGCCGGCGGTACAGGAGCCCATCACCACGGCGATCTGTGGGATGCCCTCGGCGGACATCGTGGCCTGGTTGTAGAAGATGCGCCCGAAGTGGTCACGGTCAGGGAACACCTCGTCCTGACGGGGCAGAAAGGCGCCGCCGGAGTCGACCAGGTAGATACACGGCAGGCGATGCTTGCGGGCGATCTCCTGGGCGCGAAGATGCTTTTTCACCGTCAGCGGAAAGTAGGTGCCGCCCTTGACCGTGGCGTCGTTGGCGACGATCACGCACTCAACGCCCTTGACGCGGCCGATCCCGGTCACCACGCCGGCAGCGGGCACGTCGCTTTCGTACACCGCGTGGGCGGCCAGCGCCGAGAACTCGAGAAACGGCGCGCCTTCGTCGATCAAATGATCGATCCGATCGCGCACGAAGAGCTTCCCACGGCTTTCGTGACGCTCGCGGGCGCTGGCGCCGCCGCCCTGGGCGACAACCTCGGTCAGTTCGAAAAGCGTGTCGACCTCGGCGCGCAGGGCGGCGTCGTTTTGCTGGAACAGGTCACTGCGCGGGTTGATCTGGGTGGTCAGTATGCTCATCGCGCCCCCTTAACGACTTTCGCTGAACAGTTCGCGGCCAATCAGCATGCGGCGAATCTCGCTGGTGCCGGCGCCGATCTCGTAGAGTTTGGCGTCTCGCAGAAGCCGCCCGGTAGGGTACTCGTTGATGTAGCCGTTGCCGCCGAGCAGCTGAATGGCGTCCAGCGCCACCTGGGTCGCCTTTTCGGCGCAGTAGAGGATCACCCCGGCGGCGTCCTTACGCGAGGTCTGGTCCCGGTCGCAGGCGCGGGCCACGGCGTAAAGATACGCCCGGCAGGCGTTGAGCGTGGTGTACATGTCCGCGACCTTGCCCTGGACGAGCTGGAACTCACCGATCGATTGCTCGAACTGCTTGCGCTCGTGGATGTAGGGCACCACCACGTCCATGGCAGCCTGCATGATGCCGATGGGGCCGGCGGCGAGCACCGTGCGCTCGTAGTCCAGCCCGCTCATCAGCACGCGTACGCCCTTGCCGACCTCACCGAGCACGTTCTCTTCGGGCACCTCGCAGTCCTGAAACACCAGCTCGCAGGTGTTGGAGCCGCGCATGCCGAGCTTGTCGAGCTTCTGCGCGGTGGAAAATCCCGGCATCCCCTTTTCGATCAAGAAGGTGGTAATGCCTTTCGAGCCGGCATCCGGGTCGGTCTTGGCGTAAACCACCAGCACGTCGGCATCCGGACCGTTGGTGATCCACATCTTGTTGCCGTTCAAAACGTACTTGTCGCCGCGCTTCTCGGCGCGCAGCTTCATCGATACCACGTCGGACCCCGCGCCGGGCTCGGACATGGCCAGTGCTCCTACGTGTTCGCCGCTGATCAGCCTCGGCAGATATTTTGCTTTTTGTTCGGGGGAGGCGTTGCGCTTGATCTGATTGACGCAGAGATTGGAGTGGGCGCCATAGGAGAGCGCGACCGAGGCGCTGGCGCGCGAAATTTCCTCCATGGCGATACAGTGAGCGAGATACCCCATACCGCTGCCGCCATCCTCTTCCGAGACGGTGACACCCAGAAGGCCCATGTCGCCAAACTTGCGCCACAGGTCGTTGGGGAATTCGTTTTTCTGGTCGATCTCGGCGGCGCGCGGAGCGATCTCGCTAGCCGCGAAGGCATTCACTTCGCGGCGCAGCATGTTCATATCCTCGTCGAGGCCGAAGTCGAGTTCCGTATAAAGAGAGTGCATCGTCGGTCACCTTGATGTTGTTAAGTTATTGACTCGATGGGGCGCTGTGGCGTGCTCAATGGAGCGCTTCAGCCCGAGACGTTGGTGCGTTCCTCATCGGCCTGCTTCTGGTTGAGCTCTTCGAGGGCCTGACGGCAGCGAATCTCGGCGCTTTCGAGTTCGAGCTGCACCATGGTGATGTCCTTCATCTGCTGCTCCAGCGCCGCACGGCGCTCGCCGATCTTTTCCAGCATCAGGTGGAGCTGCTTTTCACTGCCGCGCCGGGTTTCATCCCATAGCTCGAACAGCTCACGAATTTCGGCAAGCGATAATCCCAGGCGCTTGCCACGTAGCGTGAGCTTCAAGCGCACGCGGTCCTGGCTGCTGTAAATACGGGTCTGACCTCGGCGGGCGGGGCGCAGAAGTTCCTGGTCTTCGTAAAAGCGAATGCTGCGCGTGGTGACGTCGAACTCGGCGGCCAGCTCGCTGATCGAGTAGGTTTTGCTCATGGCGTGATCTCTTGACGGCTGTTCTCATGAAGCTATTTTCATGAAGCTGTTTTCATGGAACCCTGATTGGCAGGCTAAAACAAGTTTACGTTAACGTAAAGATATCTCTTTCGAGGCGCGGCTTCGGTATCGCACATAAACTTGTTGTTAAACATAAGGATCGGTAATTATTAGAAAAAAGCGTTATATCGTGTAGACCAAAGTGGTAATTGCTTTCGAGCGACGAGGGTTGCTAGGTTGCGTTTAGCCTTACGTATAGGTAAAGGTCCAAGGCTCATTGAATTCAAGTGACCCTCTCGTCACAAACGGCCGGTACAACGACAACAGCGGCCAACCGCCACGAAAGCGAAGCGCCTCCTGGAAGGGCCTTCGCCGGGCCATTACAACAAAAACGATAGCCAGAGGTCTTCGCCAAATGCAGACAGAGACGGTTGATCCGATCGCGATGCTGGAAACCCGCGGGCTCACCAAGTCCTTTCGCGGCTTTACTGCGGTGGACAACGTCGATCTTCGGGTGCAGGAAGGGCATATTCACGCGCTGATTGGCCCCAATGGTGCAGGCAAAACCACCGTTTTTAACCTGCTCACCAAGTTCTTGCCGCCCACCTGCGGCGAAATCCTCTACCGCGGTAATCCGATCACATCGCTAAAATCGAACCAGATCGCCCGGTTGGGACTGGTGCGCTCGTTTCAGATTTCGGCAGTGTTTGCGCACATGACCGCCCTCGAAAACGTGCGCGTGGCGCTTCAGCGCCGATTGGGCACGTCGTTTCACTTCTGGAAATCGGAGAAAACGCTTACGCCACTCAATGAGCGGGCGATGGCGCTGCTCGATGAAGTCGGGCTTGCCGCCTACGCCGATACCCTGACCGTCGAGATGCCTTACGGGCGCAAGCGGGCGCTGGAGGTAGCCACGACCCTTGCGCTGGACCCGGTCATGATGCTGCTGGACGAGCCCACCCAGGGCATGGGTGCCGAAGACGTCGATCGTATCGTCGAGCTGATCAAGCGCGTATCCAGGGGCCGCACGGTGCTGATAGTCGAACACAACCTTAGCGTGGTGAGCCGCCTTTGCGACCGAATCACGGTGTTGGCTCGCGGCGCCGTGCTGGCCGAAGGCGACTACCCCAGCGTGTCGAGTAACCCGCTGGTACGCGAGGCGTACATGGGCAGCGACGACGTCGAGACAACCCGTGAGAGGGTGAGCGCATGAGTACCGCCAGTGATGAGACGGTTCGCGAACCCGTTGAAGGGCGCACGGCTACGCGGTCGCGGGACATTCTCAAGATTACTGATCTGCACGCCTTTTACGGCGAATCTCATATTCTTCACGGGGTGAACGTCAACGTAAAAGAGGGCGAACTGGTCACGCTTTTGGGGCGCAACGGCGCCGGGCGCAGCACAACGCTCAAGGCCATCATGAACATGGTGGGCCGGCGCACCGGGTCGATCGTCATCGGCGGTCAGGAAACGCTCGCCATGAAGCCTCACCACATTCCGCGGCTCGGCGTGGGTTACTGTCCGGAAGAGCGCGGCATTTTTGCAAGCCTCGATGTGCACGAGAACCTGCTCTTGCCGCCTACGGTCAGCTCCGGTGGCATGAGTCTGGACGCCATTTACGCGATGTTACCGAACCTTTACGAGCGGCGCAAAAGCCCCGGCACGCGGCTCTCCGGTGGCGAGCAGCAAATGCTCGCCATGGCACGGATTCTGCGCACCGGCGCGCGCATTCTCCTGCTCGACGAGATTACCGAGGGGCTGGCGCCGGTCATTGTACAGGCGCTTGGTGACGTGCTGGTCAAGCTCAAGGCCAGCGGCATGACCATCGTGCTCGTCGAGCAAAACTTTCGTTTCGCTGCCCCCCTGGCGGATCGCCACTTCGTCATGGAGCACGGCGAAATCATCGAGGAGATCAGCGCCGCCGAGCTCTCATCCAGGCGCGAGCATTTCAACGCGCTGCTGGGTGTGTGAGTGAGTCTTTTGCATGGCAGGAGACCGCGGGAGAACGAAGCAGCCTCCGGCGGAGCATCGATAAAAGAAGCGGTAAACGCAGCACCCGTTAAACGTCCGACAACCAACCATAACAACAAACCCTAACGGCTAATCATAACGGCTAATCATAACGGCTGATCATAACTACAAGGCCTCAGGCCCGGAGACGAACATGGCGCTTATCCAACAACTGCCGAGCAAGAAAACGCTGGTGTCGAGCATCACCGTCGCGGTGGCATCGACCCTGACCCTTGCCGCTCACGCCGAGATCAGCGATGGCGAGGTGCGTATCGGTTATCTGGCCGATATGTCCGGCACCTACCGGGATCTTGCCGGCCCCGGCGGGTTGACCGCCCTTGAAATGGCGGTCGATGACTTTGGCGGCAGCGTCAACGGCTCGCCGATCAAAGTGTTCAGCGCCGACGACCGTAACAGCGCCGATGTGGGCGCCAATACCGTGCGCGGCTGGATCGACCAGCAAAACGTCGATATGGTCGGAGGGCTCGTCGCCTCGTCGGTCACGATCGCCGTGACCAAAGTGCTCGAGGAGAACGACCGGCTGGGGCTCGTCTCGGGCTCGGCGGCCTCGAGTGTGACCAACGAGCACTGCACGCCCAACCATATTCACTGGGTTTACGATACTTACCCGCTGGCCAACGGCACCGCCAAGGCGGTGGTCGAGCAAGGCGGCGACAGCTGGTTTCTGCTCACCGCGGATTACGCCTTCGGCCACGCGCTGGAAGCGGACGTGACCAGCGTAGTGGAAGCCAACGGCGGTGAAATCGTCGGCGGCGTGCGCCACCCATTCCCCACCAGCGATTTCTCCTCCTACATTTTGCAGGCCCAGGGGTCCGGGGCGAAGATCGTTGGTCTTGCCAACGCCGGTGCCGATACGGTCAACGCCATCACCACCGCCAGCCAGTTCGGGCTAACGCAGTCCGGCCAGCAGCTGGCGGGGCTTTTGATCTTCTTGAACGATGTGCACGCGCTGGGTCTTGAGGCCACGCAAAACCTGCTGCTCACCACCGGCTGGTACTGGGACATGGACGACCAGGCCCGCGAGTGGGCACAGCGCTACTTCGATGAGGTGGGTAGCATGCCGACCATGGTTCAGGCGGGCATCTACTCGAGCACCATGCACTACTTGAAGGCCGTCGAGGCCGCCGGCACCGACGAGGCCCAGGCCGTGCGCGCGCAGATGGCCTCCCAGCCGATCAACGACTTCTTTGCCCGCAACGGGCGCATTCGCGAAGACGGGCGGATGGTGCACGACATGTACCTCGCCCAGGTGAAAACGCCGATTGAGTCCACCGGCGAGTGGGATCTCTACGAGATTCTCAGCACCATTCCCGCCGAAGAGGCCTACCGCCCGCTTGCCGAGAGCCAGTGCGATTTGGTGCAGAACTAATCTCGGGCCGTCAACGCGGGGCGGTGAGCCCGCCCCGCAGGAGAGATCGCAATGACGATGATATTCGGCGTGCCCATGGCGGTGTTCATGGGCCAGCTTACGCTGGGGCTGGTCAACGGCGCCTTTTATGCGCTCTTGAGCCTGGGGTTGGCGGTGATCTTCGGGCTTTTGAAAATCGTCAATTTCGCCCACGGCGCGCAGTACATGCTGGGCGCCTTTGCCGCACTTCTGGCCTTCAACACTTTGGGCATCAATTACTGGCTGGCACTGGTGCTGGTGCCGCTTACCGTGGGCGGGCTCAGCATGCTGATCGAGCGCTTTCTGCTTCGCCGCATCGCTCATCTGGATCATCTGTACGGGCTGCTTCTGACCTTTGGTTTGGCGCTGATCTTCGAGGGCACGCTGATCAACTTCTTTGGCGTGTCAGGCGCGCGCTACGCCACGCCGGAGATCCTGCAGGGCGGATTGAATCTCGGATTCATGTTTTTGCCCACCTACCGCGCTTGGGTGCTGGTGGCCGCACTGGCCATGTGTCTGTTTACCTGGTTCATGATCGAGCGTACGCGGCTCGGGGCGTATCTACGCGCGGGCACCGAGAACTCCAAGCTGATGCAGGCCTTCGGGGTGAACGTACCGCTTTTGATCACGCTGACCTACGGTTTCGGCGTGGGGCTGGCCGCCTTTGCTGGCGTGCTGGCCGCGCCGCTTTATCCGGTGTCACCCACCATGGGGTCGAGCCTTCTGATCGTGGTGTTTGCCGTGGTGGTCATCGGCGGGATGGGCTCGATTCTGGGCGCCATTTTAACCGGTTTAGGCATGGGCGTGATCGAAGGGCTCACCAAGGTGTACTACCCCGAAGCCGCCAATACGGTGATCTTTTTGGTGATGATACTGGTTCTCATGCTGCGCCCGGCCGGGCTTTTCGGAAAGGAGGCATAGCCATGTCGGACTCACAAGCGCTGAGCGCGCCGAACGTCGAGGCCAGGCGAAAGCGCCGGGCGGGGCAGCGCCGCGCGCTATTGTACGTGGTACTGGTCGCGGTGGGCCTGGTGGCACCGCTGCTGGCGTATCCGGTTTTTTTAATGAAGATTCTCTGCTTTGCGCTGTTCGCCTGCGCCTTCAATCTGCTGCTGGGCTACGCCGGTCTTTTATCCTTTGGACACGCCGCGTTTTTGGCCAGCGGCGGCTATGTCACCGGGTATCTTCTGGCAAGTTACCCGGGGCTTACGCCGGAGCTTGGTATTCTAGCGGGGACGCTTGCCGCCACGCTACTGGGATGTCTGTTCGGGGTGCTTTCGATTCGACGCCAGGGCATCTATTTCGCCATGGTGACGCTGGCGTTGGCGCAGCTAATGTTCTTCGTGTTCATTCAGGCGCCTTTTACCGGCGGTGAGGATGGCCTTCACGGCGTGCCCCGGGGCGAGCTCTTTGGGCTGATCAGCCTGCAGAGTAACCTGGCGATGTACTACTTCGTTTTCGCGGTGTTTCTAGTGGGCTTCGCGCTCATTCAGCGCACCGTGAACTCGCCGTTTGGTCAGGTGCTCAAGGCGATTCGCGAAAACGAGCCGCGGGCGGTGTCGCTTGGCTATAACGTCGACGCCTACAAGCTTCTGGCGTTCGTGCTCTCGGCCGGACTTACCGGGCTCGCCGGGGCGACCAAGACGGTGGTGTTCCAGCTCGCCTCGCTCACCGACGCCCACTGGCACATGTCCGGCGAGGTGATCCTGATGACGCTGCTGGGCGGGGTCGGCACGCTGTTAGGGCCGCTGGCAGGCGCCTCGCTTGTCGTCAGCCTTCAGCACCTGCTGGCGCAGTCGCCGCTGGGTAACTGGGTCAGCGTGATTCTCGGCGCCATCTTCGTGCTCTGCGTGCTGAGCTTTCGAAGCGGCATCGTCGGCGAGCTCGCAACGCTTTATCGCAAGAATTTCAAGTAACCAGCCTTTCATTTAAAGACGCCTCAAGGCGTCTTTTTTTATCGCGCAGGACTTTATGGAAACACAGTGCCTACGCCAAAGGTTCTAAGGGCCAAGCGTTGCGCGCGGCTGGTTTAAAATATAAGTTAACGTTAACGTCAATTTGCGTGACCCCTAATAAATAACGACAACACGCGGGGCGAGGCGCCATAGGCGCTCGGCCTCGATGGAGACTTCGCCATGAATTTCGAGCTAAGCGACGACCAGGTAGCCTTTGCGGAGTTGGCCAAGGACTTTGCCGACAAGGAATTGGCACCCCACGCCGCGCAGTGGGACCGCGAGGCGCACTTTCCCGTCGATGTGATCAAGCGCGCCGGAGAGCTGGGCTTTTGCTCGCTCTACGCCCCGGAGAGCGTTGGTGGGCTTGCGCTATCGCGGCTGGATGCGAGCATCATCTTCGAGCAGCTTTCGATGGGCTGCACCTCGACCACCGCTTATCTCACCATTCACAACATGGTCACCTGGATGCTGGCGAGCTTCGGCCAGCCGGACGTCGTCGAGCAGTGGGGGCCGCGACTCGCCACCGGCGAGCTTCTGGGGTCGTACTGCCTGACCGAACCCGGTGCGGGGTCGGACGCCGCCTCACTCAAGACCACCGCCCAACGTGATGGCGATGCGTACGTGCTGAGTGGTAGCAAGATGTTCATCTCCGGCGCCGGCAGCACCGATTTTCTGGTCGTGATGGCGCGTACCGGGGGTGAAGGCGCCGGCGGCGTCTCCGCTTTTGCCGTGGATGCCAAAACCGACGGCATCAGCTACGGGCGCAAGGAGGACAAGATGGGCTGGAATAGCCAGCCTACGCGCATGGTGACCTTCGACGACGTACGCGTGCCGGCCAACCACCTGTTGGGCCGTGAAGGCGACGGCTTCAAGATTGCGATGAAGGGCCTGGACGGTGGGCGCATCAACATCGCGACCTGCTCGGTCGGTACCGCCCAGCGTGCGATCAATGAGGCGCGCGACTACCTGCGCGAACGCAAGCAGTTCGGCAAGCCCCTGGCGGAGTTTCAGGCGCTGCAGTTTCGCCTGGCCGATATGGTCACCGAGCTTGTGGCGGCGCGCCAGCTGGTGCGCATGGCCGCGACCAAACTCGACGCTGGCCACGCAGATGCGCCGACCTACTGCGCCATGGCCAAGCGATTTGCCACCGACATCGGGTTCAAGGTGTGTGACGAGGCGCTGCAGCTTTTTGGCGGCAACGGCTACATCAAGGAGTA
The window above is part of the Halomonas sp. GD1P12 genome. Proteins encoded here:
- a CDS encoding branched-chain amino acid ABC transporter permease, with the protein product MTMIFGVPMAVFMGQLTLGLVNGAFYALLSLGLAVIFGLLKIVNFAHGAQYMLGAFAALLAFNTLGINYWLALVLVPLTVGGLSMLIERFLLRRIAHLDHLYGLLLTFGLALIFEGTLINFFGVSGARYATPEILQGGLNLGFMFLPTYRAWVLVAALAMCLFTWFMIERTRLGAYLRAGTENSKLMQAFGVNVPLLITLTYGFGVGLAAFAGVLAAPLYPVSPTMGSSLLIVVFAVVVIGGMGSILGAILTGLGMGVIEGLTKVYYPEAANTVIFLVMILVLMLRPAGLFGKEA
- a CDS encoding branched-chain amino acid ABC transporter permease; translated protein: MSDSQALSAPNVEARRKRRAGQRRALLYVVLVAVGLVAPLLAYPVFLMKILCFALFACAFNLLLGYAGLLSFGHAAFLASGGYVTGYLLASYPGLTPELGILAGTLAATLLGCLFGVLSIRRQGIYFAMVTLALAQLMFFVFIQAPFTGGEDGLHGVPRGELFGLISLQSNLAMYYFVFAVFLVGFALIQRTVNSPFGQVLKAIRENEPRAVSLGYNVDAYKLLAFVLSAGLTGLAGATKTVVFQLASLTDAHWHMSGEVILMTLLGGVGTLLGPLAGASLVVSLQHLLAQSPLGNWVSVILGAIFVLCVLSFRSGIVGELATLYRKNFK
- a CDS encoding acyl-CoA dehydrogenase family protein, translated to MNFELSDDQVAFAELAKDFADKELAPHAAQWDREAHFPVDVIKRAGELGFCSLYAPESVGGLALSRLDASIIFEQLSMGCTSTTAYLTIHNMVTWMLASFGQPDVVEQWGPRLATGELLGSYCLTEPGAGSDAASLKTTAQRDGDAYVLSGSKMFISGAGSTDFLVVMARTGGEGAGGVSAFAVDAKTDGISYGRKEDKMGWNSQPTRMVTFDDVRVPANHLLGREGDGFKIAMKGLDGGRINIATCSVGTAQRAINEARDYLRERKQFGKPLAEFQALQFRLADMVTELVAARQLVRMAATKLDAGHADAPTYCAMAKRFATDIGFKVCDEALQLFGGNGYIKEYPVERFVRDTRVHRILEGSNEIMRLIIARRALAEGAGEL